ACTTCTCGCGCAGCCGGCCAAAAGCACTATTGCGCAGGATTTCCTCATGCAACCGTTCACGCGCGTCCACGCGTGAACCGTCAGGCTTGAGGCGCGGGCGGATAAGCAGGTGGATGCCGCCAATATCCGGCAGGTCATGGAGCACTTTTTCCATGACAGCCTTGGCCAAAAAGCCGGTCGAGCCGGTGAGCAATACATGCTTGCCGGCAAAAAATCGGCGAATGGATAGCGGTTCGTTAATGTTGTTCACAACTCACGTACTCCAATGGTGCCACAAACAACCCATCCATGGCAACATCGGCAACTGCTTCAAGACTAGGTTCATTCGGGAAATAAATGCAAGCCGAGTAATGGGAAAAAATGCCATGTCACTAATCACAGGGTTGCGTCCAAGCTGGCGCGGAAGCGACGACACGCCACAGTAATATCGTCGGCGTTCAAGATGGCCGAAACGACGCAGATTCGACGCGCTCCGGCAGCCAGAACTTCGGGCAGATTGGTCAATTGAATGCCGCCGATGGCAAACCATGGAATGGGAACCTGCTTGGCCGCCCAACGTACATAATCCAACGTCACTGGTTTCGCGGCAGGCTTGGTGCCGGTGGCGTAAACCGGACCAATGGCGATATAATCCGGTGCGGCCTGCAAGGCGCGGAGCGCCTGGTCCGGCTGATGGGTACTCAAGCCCAGCCTAAAATGTGAGGGGGAAGGCAATGCTTGAAGTAAGTCATGTTTGTGCCGGTAGCCGGTATCGAAGAAATCTTCCTGTCCCAGATGGCAGCACTCGGCACCCAATTCGGCGGCGAGCTGAGGGTAGTCGTTGATGACCAGGGGCACACCGGCAGCGCGGGTTACCGGCAGAATTGCCTCCGCCAACCGGCGCACCTGGTCTGCCGTTTCATTCTTTGCCCGCAATTGGATGATATCCGAGCCGCCCTCGCATAATTGCCGGGCAACGTCCACCGGAGTGCGACCATGCAGAAAGGCCGTATCCACAAAGGTGTAGAGATGACATTCGTGAATGGCTTTCATGAGCGCAAGGGAGGTGGCCATTCCCCCATCACTTCAGGCTTGTTCTTCCAACAAGTCCCGACGGGCGCCATTCAGCAGTTGCTCAATGAAACTGGTGGTATAAACCCCGCGACGGAAATTCGGATCCTGCAAAATAGCCTGCTCAAAGGGGATCGTCGTCTTGATGCCGGTAATCATGAATTCACTTAGGGCACGGCTCATCCGATCCATGGCTTCACGGCGGTCCTTGCCGTAAGTAATCAGTTTACCGATCATGGAATCATAATGCGGCGGGATCGTATAGCCGGCATAAGCATGACTATCCAAACGGACCCCGCGTCCACCCGGAGAATAGTACATTTCAATCCGGCCCGGAGAAGGACGGAAGTCATCAAACGGGTCCTCGGCATTAATGCGGCATTCGATCGAATGACCATGCATGGTCACGTCCGAAATTTTCAGCGGCTCACCCAAGGCCAGCAAAATTTGCTGTCGAACGAGATCCACGCCCGTGACTTCCTCGGTAATCGGGTGTTCCACCTGGATGCGTTTATTAACCTCCAGAAAGTAAAAACTGCCATCCTCCGCCACCACGAATTCAACCGTGCCAGCATTGGTATAACCAGCAGCCTCCCCAATCTTGATGGCGGCTTTGCAGAGTTTTTTCCGTAAATCCTTAAACTTATTTTCGATAAAAGGGGAAGGGGTTTCCTCAATTAATTTCTGGTTACGCCGTTGAATGGAACAATCCCGCTCTCCCAGATGAATCACTTTACCTCGGTTATCGCCCAAAATCTGAATCTCAATATGGCGGGGATTATCAATAAACTTCTCAATATAGACACCGCCATTGCCAAAAGCTTTTTCCGCCTCCACTTTCGCCGTGTGAAACCCTTTGATCAAGGTCATGTCATTGTGGACCAACCGCATGCCACGTCCGCCTCCGCCAGCGATGGCCTTGATCAGAACCGGGTAGCCGATCTTCTGCGCAATATGAATTGCCTCTTGCTCCGTTTCCACCAAACCTTCTGATCCAGGCGGAATTGGAACCCCAACCTTTTTCGCCAATGCCCGGCTTACCGCCTTATCGCTCAAGGCATTAAGTGCTTTTGAACTGGGGCCGATAAACCGGATATTGCAGTTTTCGCAGACATCCGCAAAGTGTGCATTTTCAGATAAAAATCCATAACCGGGGTGAATGGCATCCACATCGGTAATTTCAGCGGCGGAAATAAGGCGGTCTACGCGCAAATAACTCTCACTGGAAGCACCTTTGCCAATGCAGATCGCCTCGTCCGCAAGTTGCACATGCATGGAGTTGGCGTCTGGTTCGGAATAGACCGCGACCGTGCGCACGTTCAGTTCTTTGCAGGCGCGAATGATGCGGACCGCAATTTCACCGCGATTGGCGATTAAAATCTTCTCAAACATGATGTGAAAGGCATTACTACGCTACAGCCAATCCCCAGTCCAATACCGAATGGAATGGCAAACGACTTATGATAAACGATTTATAAAGGGCGAATCTTAAACAGCGGTTGCCCGAATTCAACCGGCTTGGAATTCTCCACCAGCACGGCGGTGATCACTCCGCGCACTTCCGCCTTAATCTCATTCATAACCTTCATGGCCTCAATAATGCACACGACGGTGTCAGGGTTGACTTCGGAGCCGATATCCACGTAAGAAGAGGACTCTGGTGAAGGAGCACGATATAGGGTGCCAATCATCGGCGATTTGATTTCTGTTTCATTGGCATTAGCTGCTCCCGATGCGGGAGCCGAGGTGGCAGGTGAAGCCAGCGGAGCTACATTCTGAGGAGCCGGTGCATAAACCGTCATTCCCTGCCCGTCATCCATGACCGTCGTCCCCCCATTGCCTCGTTTCAGTTTAATTTTAAATTCCTGACCTTTTTCCAACTCGAACTCGCTAATTGAGTTCTTTTTCATCAGGTCAATAATTGCTTTTATGTCTTTTAGGTCCACAGAGCCCTCCAGGTGGTGATTATGGTTTTAGATGGAATCCGAGCTAACAAACGAGGTTATGTCCCTTGCCATCACAAGGGCCACTTGCTGATAAAAACACGCCAAAAAAAATCTCAAACTATGCACTTTGTTGCTCAATCGTAATATACAGTTTTCAATACACTACCGCTCACGGTTCACCAACACTACGAATGGGAGAATATCGGGTGTTTACCAAACCGTCAAGCTAGTTTTTTTCTTAAAAAAATGCCAGTTATCACCGAATGGAAGCCAAATAATCTGAAAAAAAGCCTAAAAATGACTAAGCTTTAACATTAACGGCGGCTTCCAATGCTAAAACATACGAAAATGCCCCAAAACCGCTAATTTGCCCCTTGCAGACGGGTGCTATCAGGGAGCGATGACGAAACTCTTCACGGGAATAAACGTTTGAAAGATGAATTTCAATGGTGGTTATACCCACGGCTGCGATAGCGTCCCTCAATGCAACGCTGGTGTGAGTATAGGCGGCAGCATTTAATACGATGACATCAAAATTACCCTTGGCCTCCTGTATCCAAGTGACCAGCTCGCCTTCCAGATTGGATTGCCTGAAATCAATTTCCATCTTAAGCGCTTTGGCTCGTTTACGGACCATGGCTTCAATATCCGCCAGTGTCGTCTGGCCGTAGATTTGGGGTTCCCGGCTACCCAGCAGATTCAAGTTTGGTCCATTTAGGAATAATGCTTTCATGAATGGGGGGGTAATTTAATAGATTTTCCCTGATTTGTCACGCAGAATTCACAAAAAACAGGAAAATTGTGGTAACGACTTGTATTTTTTCAAGGTTTGTCGAGACTTGCGCAAACATGATTTATGATTCCCAAGGAATGGCTGCGAAAAATTCGCCGACTTGAGCTGCGCACCACGCTGTTGGTGGAAACCCTGATGGCTGGCCAATACCGGTCGGCATTCAAAGGGCGCGGCATGGACTTTGACGAGGTGCGACCATACGAACCGGGCGATGATGTACGCCGGATAGACTGGAACGTCACGGCCCGAACGGGGGTGGTTCACATAAAAAAGTACGTCGAAGAGCGTGCTTTGACCGTGCTGCTGTTGGTGGACGTCAGTGCCTCCGGCCAAACCGGGTCCCTCAGGCAGAGCAAACGGGAAACGGCGGCGGAATTGGCAGCGATTTTGGGGTTTAGCGCGGTGCTCAACAATGACCGGGTTGGCCTGCTGCTATTCACGGAGCAGACCGAGCGCTATTTGAGCCCGCGAAAAAGCCGTCAGCACGTCCTGGCCATCATTGACTTGATCCTGACCCACCAACCCAAACGGCGCGGGACGAATCTAACTGGCGCCCTTAACCGTGTCTATCATGCGCATTCGCGTAAAGCGGTCATCTTTTTGCTTTCCGACTTTATGGATCAAGGGTACGAACGCGCCTTGAAAGTGGTGGGGCGCAAACACGATTTGATCGGCGTCCCCATCATTGACCCCAGCGAGGAGGCATTGCCAAATGTTGGTTGGATTGCCTTTGAAGATTCTGAAACCGGTGAAGTGGTGGAAATCAACACAGCGGACCCCAAAGCCCGCGCCATCTTCGCCGAAAACGCCGGTCGCCGACGGGAGAGCATTCGCCAGGCGTTGCAGCGAGCGGGGCTGGATCAAATCGTCGTAGAATTGGATCAGCCATACCTGCAAGCACTGGCCCGTTTTTTCCATCTGCGCCATCACCGCCTGCATCCATGAAGACGCCCGGTTCAAGATTTGGAAAGAAAGCTCTCATCAAAGCCATGTTCACCACTGTTGGGATCGCGTTATTCGTCATCCTCCTGCTATTAGCTGGCTGCCAGCGGCGTCTGATTTACCATCCGCGTGCATACCCGACGGATTTTCGCGCCCACCTTCCGAATGGCATGGTGGAACTTGCGTTTGAAACCGCTTCAGGCCGGCAGACCGCGTTTTACCTGGCCGCCAATGGCAACCCTTCAAAGATGCCGGCGAATGTTTGGGTGTGTTTTCATGGCAATGCCGCCACAGCACTGCACTGGCTGAATACGGTGGGCAAAGTCCGTTCGCGGGACGTGGGTTTTCTGCTTGTGGACTACCCTGGTTATGGTGTCAGCGCCGGACATCCCACCCGTGACTCAATCGCTGAAGCAGCGGAGGGAGCATATCAAGCGTTGGCACGCCACTATCAGGTTCCCAGCGCAGAACTCGACAAAGGCGTCAGTGTTTTGGCGTTTTCGATTGGCACGGCAGCCGGGTTGGATTTTGCTGGGCATCATCCGGTCAAGCAGGTGGTCTTGCTTGCCCCCTTCACCAGCTTGATGGACATGGCTCGACGCATTATTGGTTGGCCACTTTGCCTCGCGTTATTAGACCGGTTTGACAATAGTGCCCGATTAGACGAGCTTGCTGCTCGAACCACACCTCCCCGACTCCATCTATTCCATGGCGGGGAGGACGAGGTGGTGCCAGTCAGCATGGGAAAGTCGCTGGCCAAGAAGCATCCGACAATGATAGAGTTTCATGCCTATTCTGGCACTGGACACAATACCCTGCTGGAAACCGTGGAAAGTGACCTGCTACCGGTGTTGTCGGGAGAGGGGCACACCCTTCCGCCATCTAAATAATCACAGCCCGTAAGGATTGAGATTTGGTCGCCCGATGGACGACGTGTCGGTGGTGGATAACTTTTGTAAAATATTCGTTCACGCCTATTGCATTCTGGTCTGGCATTTTTTATTGTGCGGCTGGTTTAATCGTAACATGAGTGAACAGAATACAACCGCGAACGGCTGGGACGTCCAAGCCGCCCGCAATTTGTACAATATCCAACGCTGGGGCATTAAGTATTATGACATCAATGATGAGGGTCATGTGGTGGCCATGCCTCTGCATGAGGCTGGCGCGCGGGTGGATTTGACCGATGTGGTCGAAGAAGCCAAAGGGCGCGGGCTGCGTTTTCCGCTATTGATCCGCTTCCAGGACATTCTGCGACACCGGGTGGAGACGTTAAATGAGGCGTTTCGCGCTTCCATCAGGGAATTTAATTACGAGGGACATTATCGGGGCGTATTTCCCATCAAGGTGAATCAGTTGCGCGAGGTGGTCGAGGAAATCCTGGATGCCGGCAAGCCATACCAGTTTGGCTTGGAAGTGGGTAGCAAGCCGGAGTTGTATGCGGGTCTGGCGCTGCAAAGCCAACCCGGTAATTTGATCATCTGCAATGGGTATAAAGATCCCGGTGTCATCCGGATGGCACTGTTGGGGACCAAACTGGGCAAGACCATCATTCTGGTGGTGGAAAAGTTGGAAGAACTCCGGCAGATCATCACCGTGTCCAAGCAATTCGGGGTGGAACCACTGATTGGTATCCGGGCACGGCTTTCCGCCAAAGGGGCGGGGAAGTGGGCAGACAGCGGCGGCGAGAACGCCAAGTTTGGTCTCAGCACCGCCGAGATTCTGGCCGCCACGGATATGTTGAAAGCGGAAAACTTGCAGCATTGCCTCAAATTAATCCATTTTCACATTGGCTCACAAGTACCCGATATTATCACGGTGAAAAAGGCGGTGCAGGAGGCATCCCGGTTCTACGGCAAACTTTATAAAATGGGGTTCCCCATCCAGTATCTGGATGTGGGTGGCGGGTTGGGGGTGGATTATGACGGTAGCCGCTCCGTTTTTGACAGTTCCACCAACTATACGCTCCTGGAATACACCAACGACGTGGTCTATTATATAGCCGACGTATGCAGTATCGAGGGGGTGCCGCACCCGGATATCGTGAGTGAGAGCGGACGTGCCATTGTCGCGCATCACAGCGTGCTGATTGTGGAAGTTTTTGGCGCGATTGAAAAAGTAAGGAGCGGCAGCCAGTTCATCTACGAGGAGGATGAACATCCTTTGGTCAAAGAACTTCTGGATATCCGGCAAAATTTCACCAAATTGAACAAGTTGGAAGTCTTTCACGACGCGCTCGAACGCAAAGAAGACGCGCATCACATGTTCACCCTCGGTCTGCTGGATTTGCAGGATAAGGCGAAAATCGAAAGTCTCTACTGGGAAATCAGCACTGGAGTGGTGCAGAGTTTTCGCGGCCAAGCCTATATTCCAGAGGAAATCCGCAAATTGGGAGACAGCCTGGCTGACCAGTATCTTTGCAACTTTTCCGTATTCCAATCTCTGCTGGATCACTGGGCCTTGGGTCAGCTATTCCCCATCATGCCCATCAGCCGGCTGCTGGAAAGGCCAACGCGGGAGGCTACCCTCGTGGATATCACGTGCGACTCAGACGGCCAGATTAACAAATTCATTGATCTGCGTGATGTGCGGGAAACTCTGCCTCTACACCCGCTCCTCACCAATGGCAATGGCGCACAGGAGCCATATTATCTGGGCTTTTTCCTCATGGGCGCTTACCAGGACATTATGGGGGATTTGCATAACTTGTTTGGACGTGTAAACGAAGTGCATGTCTTTCTCGATCCTGATGAGCCGGCTGGCTACTACATTGAGGAAATCATCGAAGGCAATACCATTGTCCAAGCGCTGTCCGCTGTTCAATACGATGAACACGAACTGAAACGCCGGATGAAAGCGCAGATGGATGAGGCGATCAAATCCGACCGGCTGAAACCATCCGAAGCCATGCGCCTCTTGGATGAATACGAACGCGGCTTAAAAGAATACACCTATCTGACATTTTAAGTGGTCGTCGCGTACTGACCAATACCGCTTTTACAACTCACGCTTTATGGACCATGCCGGAACCCGCTCCTTCACCTGAATTGCTGCGCGATCTGGGCCGGTTATTGCGAGGGCTCTCAGCGCTGTTCTGGGGATTGCCGGTTTCGCTCGTGACCTGCGTGCATGTGGCGTTAAAAAACCGGTTGGAGGCACAAACCTCTGATTTTATCCTGCCGATCATCGTCAACGGGGTATTGTTGTATGGCACCTGGCAAATTGGGTATTTTCACCGGCAAGAACGCATCTGGTTGGCGAGTGTGGATCGCGTCCGCATGTTGGCAATGGTGCTGACTGGCTTGTCGCCTTTCCTTTTCTGGCACACCGAAGTGCCTGATGCCAATGTGTTCTATCTCGCCACCTTGCTGCTGGCGGCGTTTGGGCTGCTGTTTCTATATTATTTAAACCATGTGATGCTGCGCCTGGCCATGATGCTGCCCGATCAAGGGTTACAGCAGGAAACCCGCTTGTTCACCCAATTGAATCAATACTTGCTCGTAGCCATTCCCTTCAGCCTTTCGCTACTCTCCATGGTGGTCGCGTTGGTTCAATCTGGTCAACTGCCATCCCACTGGATGCGAGTGCTACAACAACCCCAGTCTGCCAATCAATGGTTTTTTTTGCTCCTTACCCTGTTGCCAGTCGCCACCACCATGGCCATCCTTTGGAAAATCAAAGAGGTCGTATTTCAGAGCATATTCGGCTCAAAGTCCTGACCGGTTACCGCAAACCCGCCGTGCCTTGTTCCGCTAAACCGAGCGGAAGATTGGGCATCAAACCGAGATAGAGCATGCCGATAATGCATACGACCAACGCCATCCGCATGGGAAATGAAATTTCGACTGGAGAAAGGTCAGTGGCATCCTTGGCCCAATAAATGGCGCGAATCACGCCGAAATAGTACCAGAACGACATGACGACGCCGGCCACCGCAATCCCCGCGAGCCAATAAAATGCACTATTCGTTGCCCCTTGTTGCAAGACGGCTTTGATAAGCAAGAACTTGCCAAAGAAGCCGGCCAACGGTGGTATTCCGGCCAGCGAAATCATTGCCAGCGTCATCGTCGCTGCCAGGAATGGTGAGCGTTGATGCAACCCAGCCAGGCCGCCAATATCCTCGGATTCCAGTTGCCGCAGCACGATGGTAATGACCGCGAACGCGGCCAGCACCGTGAACAAGTATGCTTGCAGGTAAAATAACATGGCGACAATACCCGCTTGATTCCCCGCTTGGTTCAAGGTGGAAAACCCCATCAGTAAGTACCCGGCATGGGCGATGCCCGAATAGGCCAGCAAGCGTTTAAGATTGCGTTGCGGCAAGGCACACAGATTACCGTATAAAATCGTCAACGCCGACAACCCAATGAGCAGGTGCAGCCAACTGCATGCGAATTTGGGGATGACCCCATAGAGCAGGCGCACTAAAAGCGCAAACCCAGCCGCCTTGGAACCAATGGCCAGAAAGGCGGTGACTGGAGTGGGTGCCCCCTGATAGACATCCGGCACCCAGAATTGGAACGGGAAAACGGCGATTTTGAACCCCAACCCCGCCAGGATCAGCAACATGCCCAAATTAAACAGGATAGGTTGCGCCAATGGAGTTTTGCTGGTCAGCTTGACGGATAGTTCACCAAAATCCAAGGTGCCCGTAGTCCCAAAGACCATGGCGATGCCAAAAACCATGAACGCCGATGCCAACGCACCTAGAATCAAGTATTTGACGCTGGCCTCCAGCGATTGCACCCGACTGCGCAGAAAACCGGTAAGGACATAGAAGGTGATGGTAATCAACTCCAAGGAGACAAAGAGCATGACAAAACTGTTAGCGGAGGCGGCGAACATCATGCCTGACAAAGCCAATAGGACCAATGCGTAAAACTCTGTAATGCCGGTCTGTATCTGGTCCGAAAACTCCACCGACATGATTAGAACAACGGCCCCCGCCAACAAAAATAGCCGCTTGAAAAACAAGGCAAAGTCATCCATCACGTAGGCGGTGCCGAAAGCGTGTTCCGGGGCACTGGTATCCATGGTAAACGTGAAGGCCCAGACCATAAACAGCACTGCCGCCCCGACATACCCAAGCCAGCGCCGATAGGCTGGCGCGATCCACAAATCCACCAGCAGCAACGCCAGCGCCAGCGTCACCACGATGATTTCCAAGCTAAGTAAAGTTGCGTTCATCCCGTTCGGCTATTTTTCAAGTTGGCTGCGGGCTTTTTTGCCCGATGTTTTCAAAGAAGTTTTTTCCATCTTTTTGACCGGTTTTGCGGTCCATTCATTATTGGACCTATTCACGATTTGGCGCGCCGCTGGTTCGATGGCTTTCGTCAATAATGGCGGATAAACTCCCAATGCCAGCAAGGCCGCAAGCAGTAAACCATAAGGCAATTTTCGCCATAGCCCGAGCGGCATAGCCATGGCTGAAGGCATGTCGGGCTCGGTGTAACCGGCGTCCCTAACTTTGTTCCAAGCTTCTGGTAATGGACCGTGCAATACGTTACGCACCGCCCGCAACATATACACTGCACCAATAATCAGCGCGCCCCATGCTGCGAAGACGACGATATATGATAGGCCACTCCAAGCGCCAAACAGGACCAGTATCTCGCCCGCAAAATTGCCAAACCCTGGTAAACCGCAACCCGCCATCATGGCCATGACCAGCAAGGCACCCGCAAAGGGCATGCGTTGCAACAGCCCACCCAGAGTGTTGATCTCCAAGGTGCCGGTTTCCTGCCGGATATGACCGCTCAACGCAAACGTCAGGGCGGCCAATAACCCATGGGCCACCATGACCATCACGCAACCGGTCACCCCGATCAAGGTCAAGCTGGCTATCCCAAGGAAACAAAAGCCCATGTGCGCCACGCTGGAATTACCAATAAGCAGATTCAAGTCGCGCTGGCGCATCGCCACCCAACCGTTGTAAAGAATATTGCCCAGCGCCAAAACAGCCAGCCATTGCATCCAATACTGCGCCGCCTGCGGCATCAAGGGTAACGCCACCCGCAACAAACCGTACAAGCCGAATTTTTTCAGTACTCCGGCATGAAGCATGGCGGTGGCAGGCGGAGCGCTGGCATAACCCAGCGGAGCCCAGGAATGGAACGGCCAAAGCGAAACCAGAATACCAAAACCAAACAAGAGCCACGGGAATATGAGTTCTTGATCGGCAATGGATAACGGGCGGGCTTGAATGTTTTTCGCCAGTTCCACCATGTCAAAGGTGCGCGCCCCGCCCTTCAGGTAGAGCAAGATCAACCCGACCAAGGCAATCAGCGCACCCAAGCTCAGGTAAAGGGTAATCTGAAAGGTGGCGTAATTTTTCCGTTCGCCATGTCCCCATACGCCGATCATGATGAAGGTAGGCACCAACGCCAGTTCGTGGAAGAAATAGAAGAAAAAGAGGTCAAGCGACGCAAATGCACCCAAGATGCCACCGGTCATGACCAGCAAAAGGAAATAAAATTCTTTCTCCCGGGTTTTAATATCACGGCTGATGCAGGCGGCGGCAAACGCGACCAAAGCGCCCATCAGGATCAATCCCAAGTTAATGCCGTCAACGCCGACGTGATAGCTGATTCCCAGTGACGGGACCCACGGTATTTTCTGGATGAATTGGAAGCCATCCAGCTTGGGGTTGAACTGAACAAAAAGAAAAACCGCCGCAATCAGGGTCAGGGCCGTAAATGCCACGGATACCATGCGGATGACGAACCGGTAATTTCGCGGCAGTAAGGCGACCAGCAACGCGCCGAGGAAGGGCAATAAAATGATAAGCGATAAAAGCGACAGGTTCATATCATTTAAGCATCTTCCACAACACAATCACCACTCCCAAGGCGAACAGAAAGACATAAGTTTGCAGGTTCCCGGTTTGCAGCAAACGCAAAGCACGTCCCGTGAACTCCGTAGAAGCATGAACTCCACGCACACCCAGCCCGGATACGATCCAACGGTCAAACCAGTCTGCCACCGTGGCAATGGCGTCATGCGTCAAGCCAATGACGCCGGCATACACTTCATCAAAGTAAAACTTATCGCGCAGCCAAACCGCCACGCAGCCAAGTTTTTGGGGCAGGGGATCAACAGTCGCCTTGCCATAGAAGGCCCAAGCCAGGAGAAAACCAATGACGGCTGCGAATAGTCCTGAAACGGCAGCAACTGGTGCGTGCAAAAATGGCCCAAACAGCATGGTCACAACCGAACTGGTGTGATGTTCGATCCCAAACATCTTCACACGTCCTAGCAGCGACTCAATGCCAATGAAGGCGGCAATGGCTGAAAATAGTGCCAGAACAACCAGAGGAATCGTCATCACTTTTGGTGATTCGTGGGCCGATTCCGCGTGCTGGTCTTTAACGGGCCCCAGAAATACCACAAATACCAGCCGGAACATGTAAAAACTGGTTAGGGCAGCCACCGTAACTCCCAAAACGAATAAAGCCCGTTGATGCTCCCAGGCTTGCGCAAGAATCGCGTCCTTGCTGTAAAAACCGCTGAACGGCCAAATACCGCAAAGCGCCAGCGTGCCGACCAGAAACGTCAACCAAGTAATCGGTAACTTGCGGCGCAGTGCCCCCATTTTCCAAATATCCTGTTCGTGATGCAGTGCATAGATGACCGAGCCAGCGGCCAAAAACAAGAGTGCTTTAAAAAACGCGTGCGTCGTCAGGTGAAACATTGCCGGCGATGGACCGTGAAGTCCAACCGCCATAACCATGTACCCCAATTGGGAAAGGGTGGAGTAGGCCAGGATGCGCTTAATATCGTTTTGCTGCACCGCGATGAGCGCGGCCAACAGGGCGGTGATACCGCCGATCCAGGCGATAAAATCCAGCGCGGAGAAACCATTCAAGAAAGCCAGATTTTCCGGCCACACCGGAGGGAGGTTGTACAGGAAGAATACCCGGCACAGCATATATACGCCTGCCGCTAC
The Verrucomicrobiota bacterium DNA segment above includes these coding regions:
- a CDS encoding DUF58 domain-containing protein is translated as MIPKEWLRKIRRLELRTTLLVETLMAGQYRSAFKGRGMDFDEVRPYEPGDDVRRIDWNVTARTGVVHIKKYVEERALTVLLLVDVSASGQTGSLRQSKRETAAELAAILGFSAVLNNDRVGLLLFTEQTERYLSPRKSRQHVLAIIDLILTHQPKRRGTNLTGALNRVYHAHSRKAVIFLLSDFMDQGYERALKVVGRKHDLIGVPIIDPSEEALPNVGWIAFEDSETGEVVEINTADPKARAIFAENAGRRRESIRQALQRAGLDQIVVELDQPYLQALARFFHLRHHRLHP
- the speA gene encoding biosynthetic arginine decarboxylase, with product MSEQNTTANGWDVQAARNLYNIQRWGIKYYDINDEGHVVAMPLHEAGARVDLTDVVEEAKGRGLRFPLLIRFQDILRHRVETLNEAFRASIREFNYEGHYRGVFPIKVNQLREVVEEILDAGKPYQFGLEVGSKPELYAGLALQSQPGNLIICNGYKDPGVIRMALLGTKLGKTIILVVEKLEELRQIITVSKQFGVEPLIGIRARLSAKGAGKWADSGGENAKFGLSTAEILAATDMLKAENLQHCLKLIHFHIGSQVPDIITVKKAVQEASRFYGKLYKMGFPIQYLDVGGGLGVDYDGSRSVFDSSTNYTLLEYTNDVVYYIADVCSIEGVPHPDIVSESGRAIVAHHSVLIVEVFGAIEKVRSGSQFIYEEDEHPLVKELLDIRQNFTKLNKLEVFHDALERKEDAHHMFTLGLLDLQDKAKIESLYWEISTGVVQSFRGQAYIPEEIRKLGDSLADQYLCNFSVFQSLLDHWALGQLFPIMPISRLLERPTREATLVDITCDSDGQINKFIDLRDVRETLPLHPLLTNGNGAQEPYYLGFFLMGAYQDIMGDLHNLFGRVNEVHVFLDPDEPAGYYIEEIIEGNTIVQALSAVQYDEHELKRRMKAQMDEAIKSDRLKPSEAMRLLDEYERGLKEYTYLTF
- a CDS encoding alpha/beta hydrolase, producing MFTTVGIALFVILLLLAGCQRRLIYHPRAYPTDFRAHLPNGMVELAFETASGRQTAFYLAANGNPSKMPANVWVCFHGNAATALHWLNTVGKVRSRDVGFLLVDYPGYGVSAGHPTRDSIAEAAEGAYQALARHYQVPSAELDKGVSVLAFSIGTAAGLDFAGHHPVKQVVLLAPFTSLMDMARRIIGWPLCLALLDRFDNSARLDELAARTTPPRLHLFHGGEDEVVPVSMGKSLAKKHPTMIEFHAYSGTGHNTLLETVESDLLPVLSGEGHTLPPSK
- the aroQ gene encoding type II 3-dehydroquinate dehydratase, translating into MKALFLNGPNLNLLGSREPQIYGQTTLADIEAMVRKRAKALKMEIDFRQSNLEGELVTWIQEAKGNFDVIVLNAAAYTHTSVALRDAIAAVGITTIEIHLSNVYSREEFRHRSLIAPVCKGQISGFGAFSYVLALEAAVNVKA
- a CDS encoding NADH-quinone oxidoreductase subunit N, whose protein sequence is MNATLLSLEIIVVTLALALLLVDLWIAPAYRRWLGYVGAAVLFMVWAFTFTMDTSAPEHAFGTAYVMDDFALFFKRLFLLAGAVVLIMSVEFSDQIQTGITEFYALVLLALSGMMFAASANSFVMLFVSLELITITFYVLTGFLRSRVQSLEASVKYLILGALASAFMVFGIAMVFGTTGTLDFGELSVKLTSKTPLAQPILFNLGMLLILAGLGFKIAVFPFQFWVPDVYQGAPTPVTAFLAIGSKAAGFALLVRLLYGVIPKFACSWLHLLIGLSALTILYGNLCALPQRNLKRLLAYSGIAHAGYLLMGFSTLNQAGNQAGIVAMLFYLQAYLFTVLAAFAVITIVLRQLESEDIGGLAGLHQRSPFLAATMTLAMISLAGIPPLAGFFGKFLLIKAVLQQGATNSAFYWLAGIAVAGVVMSFWYYFGVIRAIYWAKDATDLSPVEISFPMRMALVVCIIGMLYLGLMPNLPLGLAEQGTAGLR
- the accB gene encoding acetyl-CoA carboxylase biotin carboxyl carrier protein — encoded protein: MDLKDIKAIIDLMKKNSISEFELEKGQEFKIKLKRGNGGTTVMDDGQGMTVYAPAPQNVAPLASPATSAPASGAANANETEIKSPMIGTLYRAPSPESSSYVDIGSEVNPDTVVCIIEAMKVMNEIKAEVRGVITAVLVENSKPVEFGQPLFKIRPL
- the accC gene encoding acetyl-CoA carboxylase biotin carboxylase subunit, translated to MFEKILIANRGEIAVRIIRACKELNVRTVAVYSEPDANSMHVQLADEAICIGKGASSESYLRVDRLISAAEITDVDAIHPGYGFLSENAHFADVCENCNIRFIGPSSKALNALSDKAVSRALAKKVGVPIPPGSEGLVETEQEAIHIAQKIGYPVLIKAIAGGGGRGMRLVHNDMTLIKGFHTAKVEAEKAFGNGGVYIEKFIDNPRHIEIQILGDNRGKVIHLGERDCSIQRRNQKLIEETPSPFIENKFKDLRKKLCKAAIKIGEAAGYTNAGTVEFVVAEDGSFYFLEVNKRIQVEHPITEEVTGVDLVRQQILLALGEPLKISDVTMHGHSIECRINAEDPFDDFRPSPGRIEMYYSPGGRGVRLDSHAYAGYTIPPHYDSMIGKLITYGKDRREAMDRMSRALSEFMITGIKTTIPFEQAILQDPNFRRGVYTTSFIEQLLNGARRDLLEEQA
- the thiE gene encoding thiamine phosphate synthase; translation: MATSLALMKAIHECHLYTFVDTAFLHGRTPVDVARQLCEGGSDIIQLRAKNETADQVRRLAEAILPVTRAAGVPLVINDYPQLAAELGAECCHLGQEDFFDTGYRHKHDLLQALPSPSHFRLGLSTHQPDQALRALQAAPDYIAIGPVYATGTKPAAKPVTLDYVRWAAKQVPIPWFAIGGIQLTNLPEVLAAGARRICVVSAILNADDITVACRRFRASLDATL